In one window of Helianthus annuus cultivar XRQ/B chromosome 17, HanXRQr2.0-SUNRISE, whole genome shotgun sequence DNA:
- the LOC110922845 gene encoding uncharacterized protein LOC110922845 isoform X3, which yields MDLITHLVFLLEQLYLENTMKQVRLTGRRIRWMGMENEKITCNVDDQFNGLPGLNEFIPLNESDFLEAKKTGSSDGDPSSCSFEEFQMFESSLYNFTSFVGEFFLPPERLKFGLVSERSLLSSLGVADTGSWLIMLYSTGCPSCTKVFKGGSDLKRIIEIDSSPVMELKGDEYDFDPGLPSDRSSVLLFIDRSSDSLEIRRKSEESLTVLRELALHHHVPSDDQNVFNQAHLSKTVFHHPKLEMSTSSQKVTSLKDKITIITMNEGKHITFDDIASNLQGNSLQDVLAYVLQQKKQRKLSSLAKDVGFQLLSDDIDITMSENVQSDDKPTEPSMKENDQVSHVDDETISVDTSVQSVAKFENEEVEKGSKGSNGSFFFIDGQFRLLEALTGVTNIPSLVIIDPISHQHYVYSEEDDFGYSSVSGFFHMFLNGSLLPYQRSKSLVHESKEALRPPFVNQDFHEVDPIPRVNSLKFMELVVGNHSGSVSVDSAWKKDVLVLFTSSWCGFCLRTELVLREVYRVFKGYGDMEKRQFRNKQSSSGIDGINDIIMKLPVIYMMDCIENDCSLLLKSLTTRDLYPSLLLYPAERKEAILYEGELSVFNIIKFIADQGGNSHWIYKERGTLWTQAEYGAWGEEPFKDVSDHVIHEEKHEILLKDRTQTQKLGIVNENIGPRVPYDTSGSGHEITPGSILVATQKLASVYPFARSKILIVKVNQTTGFQGLIINRRISWDSISSLEEGLDSLKHAPLSYGGPVITRELPLVCLTRQSFKDEQPEVLPDVYFLDQLATISLIQNIKLHNRSMTDYWFFVGYSTWDWNQLFDEIADGSWDVINGTAQQFDWPTT from the exons ATGGATCTGATCACTCATCTG GTGTTTCTCTTAGAACAACTTTATTTGGAGAACACGATGAAACAAGTGAGATTGACGGGAAGAAGAATCAGGTGGATG GGGATGGAAAATGAAAAGATTACTTGCAACGTTGACGATCAGTTTAATGGGCTTCCTGGGCTTAATGAATTTATTCCTCTCAACGAGAGTGATTTTCTGGAGGCTAAGAAAACGGGATCAAGTGATGGAGATCCATCATCCTGCAGTTTTGAGGAGTTCCAGATGTTTGAGTCTTCGCTATACAATTTTACTAGTTTTGTCGGAGAATTCTTTCTGCCACCTGAACGGTTAAAGTTCGGTTTAGTGTCTGAGAGATCATTACTTTCATCTCTAGGTGTTGCCGATACCGGTTCGTGGTTAATCATGCTATACTCTACTGGATGCCCTAGCTGTACTAAGGTTTTTAAAGGTGGAAGTGATTTAAAAAGAATTATAGAGATTGATTCATCACCGGTTATGGAG CTTAAAGGTGATGAGTATGATTTTGACCCTGGTTTACCATCAGATAGGTCATCGGTACTCCTTTTCATCGACAGATCATCCGATTCATTAGAAATTAGAAGAAAGAGCGAGGAATCTCTTACGGTTTTACGAGAACTAGCACTGCATCATCACGTTCCATCGGATGATCAAAATGTTTTCAATCAAGCTCATCTTTCGAAAACCGTTTTCCACCATCCTAAATTGGAGATGTCAACGTCATCTCAAAAGGTAACTTCGTTGAAAGATAAGATTACTATCATAACCATGAACGAGGGTAAGCATATTACTTTTGATGATATTGCTTCGAATTTGCAAGGTAATTCCTTGCAAGATGTCTTGGCATATGTTCTTCAGCAGAAGAAACAAAGAAAACTGAGTTCACTTGCTAAAGACGTCGGCTTCCAGCTTCTCTCTGATGATATTGATATCACAATGTCGGAAAACGTTCAGTCTGATGATAAACCGACGGAACCATCTATGAAAGAAAACGATCAGGTGTCACATGTGGATGATGAGACGATTTCGGTTGATACAAGTGTTCAGTCAGTTGCCAAATTTGAAAACGAGGAAGTTGAAAAGGGGTCAAAGGGGTCCAACGGGTCATTTTTCTTTATTGATGGACAATTCCGGTTACTCGAAGCGTTAACCGGGGTTACAAACATCCCTTCATTAGTGATTATTGATCCTATTTCACATCAACACTACGTCTATTCTGAAGAGGACGATTTTGGCTATTCTTCTGTATCCGGTTTTTTTCACATGTTTCTTAATGGAAGTCTTCTACCATATCAACGGTCCAAGTCTCTTGTTCATGAATCTAAGGAGGCCTTACGTCCACCGTTTGTCAATCAAGATTTTCATGAGGTTGATCCTATACCGCGTGTTAATTCTCTTAAGTTTATGGAGTTGGTTGTTGGTAACCACTCTGGTTCGGTTAGTGTTGACTCTGCATGGAAGAAAGACGTATTGGTTCTTTTTACTAGTAGCTGGTGTGGATTTTGTCTGAGAACGGAACTTGTTCTTCGTGAAGTTTACCGTGTGTTCAAGGGTTATGGCGATATGGAGAAACGTCAATTTAGGAATAAGCAATCCTCATCAGGAATCG ATGGTATTAATGACATCATAATGAAGCTCCCGGTGATCTATATGATGGATTGCATTGAAAATGACTGTAGTTTGCTACTGAAATCATTGACTACG AGGGATCTTTACCCATCTCTGCTGTTGTATCCAGCAGAAAGGAAGGAAGCGATTTTGTACGAGGGAGAATTATCcgtatttaatattattaaatttATCGCTGATCAAGGTGGCAATTCTCACTGGATTTATAAGGAGCGAG GTACTTTATGGACTCAAGCTGAGTACGGAGCTTGGGGTGAGGAGCCATTTAAGGATGTATCAGATCATGTTATTCATGAGGAAAAACACGAGATTCTACTAAAAGACCGAACCCAGACCCAGAAGTTAGGAATTGTTAACGAGAACATCGGGCCACGCGTACCATATGATACCAGTGGATCTGGACATGAAATAACACCTGGTTCTATACTTGTTGCAACACAAAAACTTGCTAGTGTATATCCGTTTGCCAGATCGAAAATTCTCATAGTCAAAGTAAATCAAACTACTGGCTTTCAAGGTCTGATAATCAACAGGCGTATCAGTTGGGATTCCATTTCATCACTTGAAGAGGGGTTGGATTCCCTGAAACACGCACCACTATCTTACGGTGGTCCTGTTATAACACGTGAACTGCCTCTTGTTTGTTTAACTCGACAATCATTCAAAGACGAACAACCTGAAGTGCTACCAGATGTCTACTTCCTTGACCAATTAGCCACAATTAGTTTAATCCAAAATATAAAGTTACATAATCGGTCTATGACTGACTACTGGTTTTTTGTGGGGTACTCTACGTGGGATTGGAACCAACTATTTGACGAGATTGCTGATGGATCATGGGATGTAATTAACGGAACAGCGCAGCAGTTTGATTGGCCTACGACATGA
- the LOC110922845 gene encoding uncharacterized protein LOC110922845 isoform X1 — MTNPPAALNLLPVILLIFLSFSIQSVRSDSGSSIEEWQILTKYNFSSQIRLNPHLILIVTVPWSGEARSLMKELAHTVTKKKEEFDTLKLMLVHKNHDKTLANALGAKMEINIICYRHSFPYKYQGTLRVQNILSSVRYLMSLSPEDTPLKPLSTTEDLTTFLKSTDKALLVLEFCGWTPKLMAKVMNNGSDHSSGVSLRTTLFGEHDETSEIDGKKNQGMENEKITCNVDDQFNGLPGLNEFIPLNESDFLEAKKTGSSDGDPSSCSFEEFQMFESSLYNFTSFVGEFFLPPERLKFGLVSERSLLSSLGVADTGSWLIMLYSTGCPSCTKVFKGGSDLKRIIEIDSSPVMELKGDEYDFDPGLPSDRSSVLLFIDRSSDSLEIRRKSEESLTVLRELALHHHVPSDDQNVFNQAHLSKTVFHHPKLEMSTSSQKVTSLKDKITIITMNEGKHITFDDIASNLQGNSLQDVLAYVLQQKKQRKLSSLAKDVGFQLLSDDIDITMSENVQSDDKPTEPSMKENDQVSHVDDETISVDTSVQSVAKFENEEVEKGSKGSNGSFFFIDGQFRLLEALTGVTNIPSLVIIDPISHQHYVYSEEDDFGYSSVSGFFHMFLNGSLLPYQRSKSLVHESKEALRPPFVNQDFHEVDPIPRVNSLKFMELVVGNHSGSVSVDSAWKKDVLVLFTSSWCGFCLRTELVLREVYRVFKGYGDMEKRQFRNKQSSSGIDGINDIIMKLPVIYMMDCIENDCSLLLKSLTTRDLYPSLLLYPAERKEAILYEGELSVFNIIKFIADQGGNSHWIYKERGTLWTQAEYGAWGEEPFKDVSDHVIHEEKHEILLKDRTQTQKLGIVNENIGPRVPYDTSGSGHEITPGSILVATQKLASVYPFARSKILIVKVNQTTGFQGLIINRRISWDSISSLEEGLDSLKHAPLSYGGPVITRELPLVCLTRQSFKDEQPEVLPDVYFLDQLATISLIQNIKLHNRSMTDYWFFVGYSTWDWNQLFDEIADGSWDVINGTAQQFDWPTT; from the exons ATGACAAATCCCCCGGCGGCTCTGAATCTACTTCCGGTGATCCTCCTCATCTTCTTATCATTTTCAATCCAATCGGTGCGTTCCGACTCCGGCAGCAGCATAGAAGAATGGCAGATTCTCACCAAATACAATTTCTCATCTCAAATTCGCCTAAATCCTCATTTGATCCTCATCGTCACCGTGCCAT GGTCTGGTGAGGCACGATCTCTTATGAAAGAATTAGCCCACACGGTCACTAAAAAGAAAGAGGAATTTGATACTCTAAAGTTGATGCTCGTTCATAAAAATCATGATAAGACGTTGGCAAATGCTCTGGGTGCTAAAATGGAAATTAATATTATATGTTACCGCCATTCTTttccatacaagtatcaaggaaCACTGCGGGTTCAGAACATATTATCATCTGTTCGTTATCTTATGTCACTTTCGCCTGAAGATACCCCCCTTAAGCCTTTATCAACCACAGAGGACCTAACAACATTCCTTAAGTCAACCGACAAAGCTTTACTTGTTCTTGAGTTTTGTGGATGGACACCCAAACTGATGGCCAAAGTCATGAATAATGGATCTGATCACTCATCTG GTGTTTCTCTTAGAACAACTTTATTTGGAGAACACGATGAAACAAGTGAGATTGACGGGAAGAAGAATCAG GGGATGGAAAATGAAAAGATTACTTGCAACGTTGACGATCAGTTTAATGGGCTTCCTGGGCTTAATGAATTTATTCCTCTCAACGAGAGTGATTTTCTGGAGGCTAAGAAAACGGGATCAAGTGATGGAGATCCATCATCCTGCAGTTTTGAGGAGTTCCAGATGTTTGAGTCTTCGCTATACAATTTTACTAGTTTTGTCGGAGAATTCTTTCTGCCACCTGAACGGTTAAAGTTCGGTTTAGTGTCTGAGAGATCATTACTTTCATCTCTAGGTGTTGCCGATACCGGTTCGTGGTTAATCATGCTATACTCTACTGGATGCCCTAGCTGTACTAAGGTTTTTAAAGGTGGAAGTGATTTAAAAAGAATTATAGAGATTGATTCATCACCGGTTATGGAG CTTAAAGGTGATGAGTATGATTTTGACCCTGGTTTACCATCAGATAGGTCATCGGTACTCCTTTTCATCGACAGATCATCCGATTCATTAGAAATTAGAAGAAAGAGCGAGGAATCTCTTACGGTTTTACGAGAACTAGCACTGCATCATCACGTTCCATCGGATGATCAAAATGTTTTCAATCAAGCTCATCTTTCGAAAACCGTTTTCCACCATCCTAAATTGGAGATGTCAACGTCATCTCAAAAGGTAACTTCGTTGAAAGATAAGATTACTATCATAACCATGAACGAGGGTAAGCATATTACTTTTGATGATATTGCTTCGAATTTGCAAGGTAATTCCTTGCAAGATGTCTTGGCATATGTTCTTCAGCAGAAGAAACAAAGAAAACTGAGTTCACTTGCTAAAGACGTCGGCTTCCAGCTTCTCTCTGATGATATTGATATCACAATGTCGGAAAACGTTCAGTCTGATGATAAACCGACGGAACCATCTATGAAAGAAAACGATCAGGTGTCACATGTGGATGATGAGACGATTTCGGTTGATACAAGTGTTCAGTCAGTTGCCAAATTTGAAAACGAGGAAGTTGAAAAGGGGTCAAAGGGGTCCAACGGGTCATTTTTCTTTATTGATGGACAATTCCGGTTACTCGAAGCGTTAACCGGGGTTACAAACATCCCTTCATTAGTGATTATTGATCCTATTTCACATCAACACTACGTCTATTCTGAAGAGGACGATTTTGGCTATTCTTCTGTATCCGGTTTTTTTCACATGTTTCTTAATGGAAGTCTTCTACCATATCAACGGTCCAAGTCTCTTGTTCATGAATCTAAGGAGGCCTTACGTCCACCGTTTGTCAATCAAGATTTTCATGAGGTTGATCCTATACCGCGTGTTAATTCTCTTAAGTTTATGGAGTTGGTTGTTGGTAACCACTCTGGTTCGGTTAGTGTTGACTCTGCATGGAAGAAAGACGTATTGGTTCTTTTTACTAGTAGCTGGTGTGGATTTTGTCTGAGAACGGAACTTGTTCTTCGTGAAGTTTACCGTGTGTTCAAGGGTTATGGCGATATGGAGAAACGTCAATTTAGGAATAAGCAATCCTCATCAGGAATCG ATGGTATTAATGACATCATAATGAAGCTCCCGGTGATCTATATGATGGATTGCATTGAAAATGACTGTAGTTTGCTACTGAAATCATTGACTACG AGGGATCTTTACCCATCTCTGCTGTTGTATCCAGCAGAAAGGAAGGAAGCGATTTTGTACGAGGGAGAATTATCcgtatttaatattattaaatttATCGCTGATCAAGGTGGCAATTCTCACTGGATTTATAAGGAGCGAG GTACTTTATGGACTCAAGCTGAGTACGGAGCTTGGGGTGAGGAGCCATTTAAGGATGTATCAGATCATGTTATTCATGAGGAAAAACACGAGATTCTACTAAAAGACCGAACCCAGACCCAGAAGTTAGGAATTGTTAACGAGAACATCGGGCCACGCGTACCATATGATACCAGTGGATCTGGACATGAAATAACACCTGGTTCTATACTTGTTGCAACACAAAAACTTGCTAGTGTATATCCGTTTGCCAGATCGAAAATTCTCATAGTCAAAGTAAATCAAACTACTGGCTTTCAAGGTCTGATAATCAACAGGCGTATCAGTTGGGATTCCATTTCATCACTTGAAGAGGGGTTGGATTCCCTGAAACACGCACCACTATCTTACGGTGGTCCTGTTATAACACGTGAACTGCCTCTTGTTTGTTTAACTCGACAATCATTCAAAGACGAACAACCTGAAGTGCTACCAGATGTCTACTTCCTTGACCAATTAGCCACAATTAGTTTAATCCAAAATATAAAGTTACATAATCGGTCTATGACTGACTACTGGTTTTTTGTGGGGTACTCTACGTGGGATTGGAACCAACTATTTGACGAGATTGCTGATGGATCATGGGATGTAATTAACGGAACAGCGCAGCAGTTTGATTGGCCTACGACATGA
- the LOC110922845 gene encoding uncharacterized protein LOC110922845 isoform X2 yields the protein MKELAHTVTKKKEEFDTLKLMLVHKNHDKTLANALGAKMEINIICYRHSFPYKYQGTLRVQNILSSVRYLMSLSPEDTPLKPLSTTEDLTTFLKSTDKALLVLEFCGWTPKLMAKVMNNGSDHSSGVSLRTTLFGEHDETSEIDGKKNQGMENEKITCNVDDQFNGLPGLNEFIPLNESDFLEAKKTGSSDGDPSSCSFEEFQMFESSLYNFTSFVGEFFLPPERLKFGLVSERSLLSSLGVADTGSWLIMLYSTGCPSCTKVFKGGSDLKRIIEIDSSPVMELKGDEYDFDPGLPSDRSSVLLFIDRSSDSLEIRRKSEESLTVLRELALHHHVPSDDQNVFNQAHLSKTVFHHPKLEMSTSSQKVTSLKDKITIITMNEGKHITFDDIASNLQGNSLQDVLAYVLQQKKQRKLSSLAKDVGFQLLSDDIDITMSENVQSDDKPTEPSMKENDQVSHVDDETISVDTSVQSVAKFENEEVEKGSKGSNGSFFFIDGQFRLLEALTGVTNIPSLVIIDPISHQHYVYSEEDDFGYSSVSGFFHMFLNGSLLPYQRSKSLVHESKEALRPPFVNQDFHEVDPIPRVNSLKFMELVVGNHSGSVSVDSAWKKDVLVLFTSSWCGFCLRTELVLREVYRVFKGYGDMEKRQFRNKQSSSGIDGINDIIMKLPVIYMMDCIENDCSLLLKSLTTRDLYPSLLLYPAERKEAILYEGELSVFNIIKFIADQGGNSHWIYKERGTLWTQAEYGAWGEEPFKDVSDHVIHEEKHEILLKDRTQTQKLGIVNENIGPRVPYDTSGSGHEITPGSILVATQKLASVYPFARSKILIVKVNQTTGFQGLIINRRISWDSISSLEEGLDSLKHAPLSYGGPVITRELPLVCLTRQSFKDEQPEVLPDVYFLDQLATISLIQNIKLHNRSMTDYWFFVGYSTWDWNQLFDEIADGSWDVINGTAQQFDWPTT from the exons ATGAAAGAATTAGCCCACACGGTCACTAAAAAGAAAGAGGAATTTGATACTCTAAAGTTGATGCTCGTTCATAAAAATCATGATAAGACGTTGGCAAATGCTCTGGGTGCTAAAATGGAAATTAATATTATATGTTACCGCCATTCTTttccatacaagtatcaaggaaCACTGCGGGTTCAGAACATATTATCATCTGTTCGTTATCTTATGTCACTTTCGCCTGAAGATACCCCCCTTAAGCCTTTATCAACCACAGAGGACCTAACAACATTCCTTAAGTCAACCGACAAAGCTTTACTTGTTCTTGAGTTTTGTGGATGGACACCCAAACTGATGGCCAAAGTCATGAATAATGGATCTGATCACTCATCTG GTGTTTCTCTTAGAACAACTTTATTTGGAGAACACGATGAAACAAGTGAGATTGACGGGAAGAAGAATCAG GGGATGGAAAATGAAAAGATTACTTGCAACGTTGACGATCAGTTTAATGGGCTTCCTGGGCTTAATGAATTTATTCCTCTCAACGAGAGTGATTTTCTGGAGGCTAAGAAAACGGGATCAAGTGATGGAGATCCATCATCCTGCAGTTTTGAGGAGTTCCAGATGTTTGAGTCTTCGCTATACAATTTTACTAGTTTTGTCGGAGAATTCTTTCTGCCACCTGAACGGTTAAAGTTCGGTTTAGTGTCTGAGAGATCATTACTTTCATCTCTAGGTGTTGCCGATACCGGTTCGTGGTTAATCATGCTATACTCTACTGGATGCCCTAGCTGTACTAAGGTTTTTAAAGGTGGAAGTGATTTAAAAAGAATTATAGAGATTGATTCATCACCGGTTATGGAG CTTAAAGGTGATGAGTATGATTTTGACCCTGGTTTACCATCAGATAGGTCATCGGTACTCCTTTTCATCGACAGATCATCCGATTCATTAGAAATTAGAAGAAAGAGCGAGGAATCTCTTACGGTTTTACGAGAACTAGCACTGCATCATCACGTTCCATCGGATGATCAAAATGTTTTCAATCAAGCTCATCTTTCGAAAACCGTTTTCCACCATCCTAAATTGGAGATGTCAACGTCATCTCAAAAGGTAACTTCGTTGAAAGATAAGATTACTATCATAACCATGAACGAGGGTAAGCATATTACTTTTGATGATATTGCTTCGAATTTGCAAGGTAATTCCTTGCAAGATGTCTTGGCATATGTTCTTCAGCAGAAGAAACAAAGAAAACTGAGTTCACTTGCTAAAGACGTCGGCTTCCAGCTTCTCTCTGATGATATTGATATCACAATGTCGGAAAACGTTCAGTCTGATGATAAACCGACGGAACCATCTATGAAAGAAAACGATCAGGTGTCACATGTGGATGATGAGACGATTTCGGTTGATACAAGTGTTCAGTCAGTTGCCAAATTTGAAAACGAGGAAGTTGAAAAGGGGTCAAAGGGGTCCAACGGGTCATTTTTCTTTATTGATGGACAATTCCGGTTACTCGAAGCGTTAACCGGGGTTACAAACATCCCTTCATTAGTGATTATTGATCCTATTTCACATCAACACTACGTCTATTCTGAAGAGGACGATTTTGGCTATTCTTCTGTATCCGGTTTTTTTCACATGTTTCTTAATGGAAGTCTTCTACCATATCAACGGTCCAAGTCTCTTGTTCATGAATCTAAGGAGGCCTTACGTCCACCGTTTGTCAATCAAGATTTTCATGAGGTTGATCCTATACCGCGTGTTAATTCTCTTAAGTTTATGGAGTTGGTTGTTGGTAACCACTCTGGTTCGGTTAGTGTTGACTCTGCATGGAAGAAAGACGTATTGGTTCTTTTTACTAGTAGCTGGTGTGGATTTTGTCTGAGAACGGAACTTGTTCTTCGTGAAGTTTACCGTGTGTTCAAGGGTTATGGCGATATGGAGAAACGTCAATTTAGGAATAAGCAATCCTCATCAGGAATCG ATGGTATTAATGACATCATAATGAAGCTCCCGGTGATCTATATGATGGATTGCATTGAAAATGACTGTAGTTTGCTACTGAAATCATTGACTACG AGGGATCTTTACCCATCTCTGCTGTTGTATCCAGCAGAAAGGAAGGAAGCGATTTTGTACGAGGGAGAATTATCcgtatttaatattattaaatttATCGCTGATCAAGGTGGCAATTCTCACTGGATTTATAAGGAGCGAG GTACTTTATGGACTCAAGCTGAGTACGGAGCTTGGGGTGAGGAGCCATTTAAGGATGTATCAGATCATGTTATTCATGAGGAAAAACACGAGATTCTACTAAAAGACCGAACCCAGACCCAGAAGTTAGGAATTGTTAACGAGAACATCGGGCCACGCGTACCATATGATACCAGTGGATCTGGACATGAAATAACACCTGGTTCTATACTTGTTGCAACACAAAAACTTGCTAGTGTATATCCGTTTGCCAGATCGAAAATTCTCATAGTCAAAGTAAATCAAACTACTGGCTTTCAAGGTCTGATAATCAACAGGCGTATCAGTTGGGATTCCATTTCATCACTTGAAGAGGGGTTGGATTCCCTGAAACACGCACCACTATCTTACGGTGGTCCTGTTATAACACGTGAACTGCCTCTTGTTTGTTTAACTCGACAATCATTCAAAGACGAACAACCTGAAGTGCTACCAGATGTCTACTTCCTTGACCAATTAGCCACAATTAGTTTAATCCAAAATATAAAGTTACATAATCGGTCTATGACTGACTACTGGTTTTTTGTGGGGTACTCTACGTGGGATTGGAACCAACTATTTGACGAGATTGCTGATGGATCATGGGATGTAATTAACGGAACAGCGCAGCAGTTTGATTGGCCTACGACATGA